Proteins from a genomic interval of Capsicum annuum cultivar UCD-10X-F1 chromosome 4, UCD10Xv1.1, whole genome shotgun sequence:
- the LOC107854436 gene encoding probable calcium-binding protein CML44: MSPINSINLSRIFSKLDKNGDGHVSLDELKGFLDLIGIIASEEELELLVGKTSLDSIDFFLFYDAITKAYIKQSSYKHDDHRQNDFLENDLQKVFGVFDLNGDGFICCEELQSALSRLGLWDEQCGKDCMSMINVYDKNSDGKLDFEEFKDMMLAN; the protein is encoded by the coding sequence ATGTCTCCAATCAACTCAATTAACTTGTCAAGGATCTTCTCAAAGCTTGACAAGAATGGTGATGGCCATGTGagtcttgatgaactaaaaggaTTTCTTGATCTCATAGGCATTATTGCAAGCGAAGAGGAGCTAGAGTTGCTAGTTGGGAAAACAAGCCTAGACTCCAttgattttttcctcttttatgaTGCCATCACAAAAGCATATATTAAACAAAGCAGTTATAAGCACGATGATCATCGACAAAATGATTTCTTGGAAAATGACCTTCAGAAAGTCTTTGGAGTATTCGATTTGAACGGGGATGGATTCATATGTTGTGAGGAGCTACAGAGTGCATTGTCAAGATTAGGATTGTGGGATGAACAATGTGGGAAAGATTGTATGAGCATGATTAATGTTTATGACAAAAATTCAGATGGGAAACTTGACTTTGAGGAGTTTAAGGACATGATGTTAGCTAATTAA